A region of Rubripirellula tenax DNA encodes the following proteins:
- a CDS encoding DUF1569 domain-containing protein → MASTQKRSLDFHSGDEVIAEIQHLRSVGYTKTKNWNLTQICEHLTATTVGGMDGFGFRMPWILRATIIKWIFHRMLRTRKMSSGPTMDRLKPKTESGPDDDAIIDQFIAAIERAKAFEGPIEKYPFLNEIKVHDWQQFMWMHAGHHLGFLLPGDHVEDEIST, encoded by the coding sequence ATGGCCTCAACTCAAAAGCGTTCGCTCGATTTTCACTCGGGCGATGAAGTGATCGCTGAGATTCAGCATTTGCGGTCAGTCGGATACACCAAAACGAAGAACTGGAATCTGACTCAGATTTGCGAGCACCTTACTGCCACGACGGTTGGTGGGATGGACGGGTTCGGCTTTCGCATGCCGTGGATCCTGAGAGCGACGATCATCAAATGGATCTTCCATCGCATGCTTCGAACACGCAAGATGTCGAGCGGTCCAACGATGGACCGGTTGAAACCCAAGACTGAAAGTGGTCCCGACGACGACGCAATCATTGACCAGTTCATTGCTGCGATCGAGCGAGCGAAGGCGTTCGAAGGACCAATCGAAAAATACCCTTTTTTAAACGAAATCAAAGTGCACGACTGGCAGCAATTCATGTGGATGCACGCGGGGCATCACTTGGGTTTCTTGTTACCAGGCGATCATGTCGAAGACGAAATTTCCACGTGA